The DNA segment GCGTGGTCTGGGGCGACCTCGACGCGGCGACGCAGGCGCATGGGCTCGCGACGACGGGCGGCCTCGTGCCGTCGACCGGGATCGCGGGGTTTACTCTCGGCGGCGGCCTCGGGTACCTGATGCGACGATGCGGTCTCGCGTGTGACAACCTGGTTTCGGCGCAACTCGTGACCGCCGAGGGCCGTGTCGTCACCGCCGACGCGGCGCAGGAGAGCGACCTCTTCTGGGGCCTGCGCGGCGGAGGCGGGAACTTCGGAGTCGTGACCTCATTCGAGTTCGACCTGCACCCGGTCGGTCCGTATCTGCCCGCCGCCCTGGCCGGACATCCGCTCGCGCGCGCCCGCGACGTGCTGCGCTTCTATCGCGAGTTCTCGGGCGGGGCGCCCGACATAGTGACGGTGTACGCGAACCTGGCGCGGCCCGACCCGGAGTCTCCTCGGGTCGGCATGCGCGCGGTCTACACCGGACCGGAGGAGGGGGGCGAACGGGCCCTGCACGACGTGCGCGCCTTCGGCACGCCCGACATCTCGGAATTGCGTCCTGTGTCCTACCTCGAGCTGCAACGTTTGGTGGAGCCGATGTTCCCCGCCGGCCGCCTGAACTACTGGAAAGCCAACTTCTTCTCCGCTCTCAGTGACGAGCTGATCGATATCGTCGTGGACGGCTTTGAACGGGCGCCGTCACGGTACTCGATTATTGCGTTCGAACCGATGGGCGGCGCCGTCGCGAGAGTGGACAAGACCGCCACCGCGTTCGAACACCGCGACGCCATGTACAGCCTGCTGATCCTGGCCGGCTGGGAGGATGCCGCCGAGACCGATCGGAACGTCGCCTGGGCGCGCGACCTCTGGCAGCGGACCCGGCCGTTCTCGACCGGCGGCGTCTACGTCAACTACCTCGGCGCCGAAGGCGACGAGCGCGTGCGGGAGGCGTACGGCGTCAATCACGAACGGCTCGCCGCTCTGAAGATGAAGTACGACCGGGGGAATTTCTTCCGGCTGAATCAAAATATCCGGCCCGCATGAAACGCGATTCCTCCCCCGCCGGCGTTTCCTTGACAATGCCGGGCGTGCGTTCATATAATCGGAGCGGTGCTCCCGTGTGCCCGGCGCGTCGCGCCGGGCACATGTTGTGAGGTGGGGCGACTGTGCGCGTGAACGTGAGCGAGCTCCTGGCGGACCGGGACGGCGCCCGCGTCCTCGCGTTCGCGGAGCCGCTCCCGGCGCCCGGGGAAGACGTGTCCTTCGTCGAACCCGTCACGGGAGAACTCGTCCTGACCGGTTCGGCCGGCGGGGTCTCCCTCCGAGGCCGGGTTCGGACGGTCGCGAGTTGTGTCTGCGGAGCCTGTCTTCGGCGATTTCCGTTGCCGATCGCAGCCGACGTGACGGAGCAGTTCGGACCGCGGAGCGAGGCGCCCGAGCCCGACGCGCCCGTGCGGGAGCTGGTGCCGGGCGATTTTCTGGTTCCGGTTGAGGCGGGGGACATGATTGATGTCACCGAGGTGGTGCGGCAGCACGTCGTCCTGGCGCTGCCGCTGGCCCCGCGGTGCCGGGAGGATTGTCCGGGGCTCTGTCCTCGGTGCGGCGCGGACCTCAACGACGGCCCGTGCGACTGCGAACCGCACGATCTCGATCCGAGGTTGGATGCGCTGCGGCGCTGGCGCGCCGGACCGGCATAGGTCGATGTCATCGCGGCGCGGGCGCACAAAAGGAGCGTGACGAATGGGACTGACCAAGCGGCGGTTCAGCAAGGCCCGCACGGCGTCCCGGCGCGCCGTGTTCCGGACGCGCGCCGTGACCCTCGTGGACTGCCCCCAGTGCCACGCGCGCATGGTGCCCCATCGCGCATGCCCCACCTGCGGATACTACGGGGGCCGGCAGGTGATTCAAATCAAGACTAAAGAAGACACGAGCGCCTAAGCGGCGCCGCGGATGATGCGCGTCGCGCTCGACGCCATGGGCGGCGACCACGCGCCGCGAGAGATCGTGGCCGGCGCCGCCGACGCGGTCCGCGAGCTCGGGGTTGAAGTCATTCTCATCGGGCCGACGGAGCGGCTGCGCGACGAGGTCCGGCAGGTCCCGTCGCGCGCGCAGGCGGCCGCGCTGCGGATCGTCGAGGCACCCGAAGTCATCGGCATGGGGGAGGCCCCGGCCATGGCGCTGCGCCGCAAGCGGCGCTCCTCGATCGGCGTCGCCATCGACCTGGTGCGCCGCGGGGAGGCCGACGCCATGGTGAGCGCCGGCAACACGGGCGCCATGATGGCCGCGGCGCTCCTGACGCTCCGGCCGATCGAAGGGATCGACCGGCCGGCGATCGGCGCGGTGCTGCCGACCCTCCGAGGCCGCGCGCTGATGCTCGATGCCGGGGCGAACGTCGACTGCCGGCCGAAGCACCTGCTGCAGTTCGCGGTGATGGGCAGCGCGTACGCGGCCCGCGTCCTCGGCGTCGAGTCGCCCCGCGTCGGACTGCTCAGCAACGGCGAGGAGGACACGAAGGGCAACGAACTCGTGATCCGCGCCGCCGAGCTGCTGCGGCGCTCCGGCCTGCGGTTTATCGGCAACGTCGAGGGACGCGGGGTTTTTGCCGGCGATGCCGACGTGGTCGTCTGCGACGGCTTCGTCGGCAACGTCGTCCTCAAGTTCGGCGAAGGGCTGGCCCACGGGATCTTCAGCCTGCTGCGCGAGGAACTCAGCCGCGGGCTGCTCGTGCGGCTCGGCGTGGCGCTGGCGCGCCCGCGCCTGCGGGCCCTGGCGCTGCGGCTCGACCACACCGAATACGGCGGCGCGCCGCTCCTCGGCGTCGACGGCGTCTGCATCGTGAGCCACGGGAGTTCCAAAGCCCGGGCGATTCGCAACGCCGTGGCCCTGGCCGCCGAGTCCGTCCGCGCGCGAATGGTCGAGGCGATCCGCTCGGACGTCGCGCGGCTGGCCGAGCCCGCGCCGGCACAGGGATTTCCCGCCATCTAGTCGCAGCCGGGGAGGAGACGCGTGCACACGGGATCCACGATCGTGGGACTGGGCCGTTACGTGCCCGAGCGCGTGCTGGCGAACGCCGAGCTCGCGGCCGCCGTGTCGACGACGGACGCCTGGATCGAGTCGCACACCGGCATCCGCGAGCGCCGGATCGCCGACGCCGGCGTCGCCACGTCGGACCTCGCGTACGGCGCCGCGGTCGAGGCGCTGTCGGCGGCGGGGATCGACGCGGCGGCCGTCGACCTCATCGTCGTCGGCACGACGACGCCCGACATGGTGTTTCCGAACGTGGCCTGCCTGCTGCAGCAGCGCCTGGGGACGCGGACGGTCGGCTGCCTGGACGTTTCCGCCGCCTGCTCCAGTTTCATGTACGGTCTGAGCGTGGCGCACGGCGCCGTCGCGTCGGGCCAAGCCGAGACCGTTCTCGTCGTGGGCGCGGAGACGCTGTCGCGCATCACCAACTGGGAGGACCGGTCGACGTGCGTGCTGTTCGGGGACGCCGCGGGCGCGGCGGTGGTCCGGCCGGCGCGGCCCGGCTTCGGCTTCCTGTCGTTCGCCCTCGGCGGGGACGGGGCGGGCGGCGGCCAGCTCTATCTGCCGGCGGGCGGCAGCCGCCGGCCGGCGTCCTTTGAAACGGTCGAGCGGAATGAGCACACCATCCACATGGCGGGACCCGAGGTGTACAAGTTCGCCGTCAAAGCCATCCCCGCGGCCGCGCAGGACGCCCTCGTGCGGGCCGGCCTCGGGCCGGCCGACGTGGATTTCGTCATCCCGCACCAGGCGAATCTCCGCATCATCCAGTCCGCCGCGCACCGGCTCCGGGTGCCGCTCGAAAAGTTCTACGTGAACGTCCAACGGTACGGCAACACCTCGGCCGCGTCGGTGCCCGTCGCCCTTTATGAGGCGGTGGCGTCCGAACGGGTGCACGAAGGGGACGTCGGCGTCATGGTCGCGTTCGGCGCCGGGTACACCTGGGGCGCGTGCGCGATACGGTGGGGCGGGGGGGCGCCGTGATCGCGGCGGTCTTCCCCGGCCAGGGCGCGCAGTACGTCGGGATGGGCCGCGACCTCGCGAACCGCTTTCCGGAGGCGCGCGAGGTATTCCGGCGGGCGAGCGACGCCGCGGGGCTGGATCTCCTCCGCCTGTGCGCGGAGGGACCGGAGGAGGCGCTGCGGCAAACCGAGAACACGCAGCCGGCGATCCTGACCGCCAGCCTC comes from the bacterium genome and includes:
- a CDS encoding FAD-binding oxidoreductase is translated as MAADFGTLAQGVRGAVVLPGDPDYETGRRVWNGMIDRRPRVIVRCADVADVVAAVNFAAAEGLVVAVRGGGHNIAGNAVCDDGLVIDLGGMRRVGVDPKRRRARAEGGVVWGDLDAATQAHGLATTGGLVPSTGIAGFTLGGGLGYLMRRCGLACDNLVSAQLVTAEGRVVTADAAQESDLFWGLRGGGGNFGVVTSFEFDLHPVGPYLPAALAGHPLARARDVLRFYREFSGGAPDIVTVYANLARPDPESPRVGMRAVYTGPEEGGERALHDVRAFGTPDISELRPVSYLELQRLVEPMFPAGRLNYWKANFFSALSDELIDIVVDGFERAPSRYSIIAFEPMGGAVARVDKTATAFEHRDAMYSLLILAGWEDAAETDRNVAWARDLWQRTRPFSTGGVYVNYLGAEGDERVREAYGVNHERLAALKMKYDRGNFFRLNQNIRPA
- a CDS encoding DUF177 domain-containing protein is translated as MRVNVSELLADRDGARVLAFAEPLPAPGEDVSFVEPVTGELVLTGSAGGVSLRGRVRTVASCVCGACLRRFPLPIAADVTEQFGPRSEAPEPDAPVRELVPGDFLVPVEAGDMIDVTEVVRQHVVLALPLAPRCREDCPGLCPRCGADLNDGPCDCEPHDLDPRLDALRRWRAGPA
- the rpmF gene encoding 50S ribosomal protein L32, which translates into the protein MGLTKRRFSKARTASRRAVFRTRAVTLVDCPQCHARMVPHRACPTCGYYGGRQVIQIKTKEDTSA
- the plsX gene encoding phosphate acyltransferase PlsX, with the translated sequence MMRVALDAMGGDHAPREIVAGAADAVRELGVEVILIGPTERLRDEVRQVPSRAQAAALRIVEAPEVIGMGEAPAMALRRKRRSSIGVAIDLVRRGEADAMVSAGNTGAMMAAALLTLRPIEGIDRPAIGAVLPTLRGRALMLDAGANVDCRPKHLLQFAVMGSAYAARVLGVESPRVGLLSNGEEDTKGNELVIRAAELLRRSGLRFIGNVEGRGVFAGDADVVVCDGFVGNVVLKFGEGLAHGIFSLLREELSRGLLVRLGVALARPRLRALALRLDHTEYGGAPLLGVDGVCIVSHGSSKARAIRNAVALAAESVRARMVEAIRSDVARLAEPAPAQGFPAI
- a CDS encoding beta-ketoacyl-ACP synthase III, translating into MHTGSTIVGLGRYVPERVLANAELAAAVSTTDAWIESHTGIRERRIADAGVATSDLAYGAAVEALSAAGIDAAAVDLIVVGTTTPDMVFPNVACLLQQRLGTRTVGCLDVSAACSSFMYGLSVAHGAVASGQAETVLVVGAETLSRITNWEDRSTCVLFGDAAGAAVVRPARPGFGFLSFALGGDGAGGGQLYLPAGGSRRPASFETVERNEHTIHMAGPEVYKFAVKAIPAAAQDALVRAGLGPADVDFVIPHQANLRIIQSAAHRLRVPLEKFYVNVQRYGNTSAASVPVALYEAVASERVHEGDVGVMVAFGAGYTWGACAIRWGGGAP